The Methanobacteriaceae archaeon genome contains the following window.
AATATCTCTGAAAATTATATATGAATACTAAAAAACGCAATACAATTACTTAATTTAAGATAAAAATTTACATATAATAAATATTTAATAATGTAAAAAACAAAACAGATAACCAATGTATTCTCAAACAAAAATTGCAATTCCAATATTTCAAAAGGATTGTGAAAATGTAATTAAAGTAGCTAAAGACTGTATAAACAAAGGAGCAGACGTATTAGAGTTTAGAATAGATGCTCTTGAAAATCCTGAAATCTCTGAAATTAAAAAGACAATAGAAGAGATTAATTTTCCAATGATTGCAACCAATAGAATAAGCACAGAAGGCGGATCGTTTAAGGGAACAGAAGAAGAAAGATTCGTAATATTATATGAATGCTGTGATTTAGTTGATTATGTGGATATTGAACTTCAAAGTAATGATGAATACATTAAAAAAATCCACGATACTGGTGTTACAACAATTGTTTCTTACCATGATTTTGAAAAAACACCAAAATTAAGTGAAATAACCTATATTGTTGAAAAGGAACAAAAATTAGGAGATATTGCTAAAGTTGCATTTATGCCACAAGATCTTGATGATACATTAACAATATTAGCTGTTCTTTCCCACTGTGAAGATACAATTGCAATTTCTATG
Protein-coding sequences here:
- the aroD gene encoding type I 3-dehydroquinate dehydratase, giving the protein MYSQTKIAIPIFQKDCENVIKVAKDCINKGADVLEFRIDALENPEISEIKKTIEEINFPMIATNRISTEGGSFKGTEEERFVILYECCDLVDYVDIELQSNDEYIKKIHDTGVTTIVSYHDFEKTPKLSEITYIVEKEQKLGDIAKVAFMPQDLDDTLTILAVLSHCEDTIAISMGDLGSYTRVMASKFNSPITFAAGTDVTAPGQIDIETMKSLLTMDLNIMDE